From a region of the Apis mellifera strain DH4 linkage group LG2, Amel_HAv3.1, whole genome shotgun sequence genome:
- the LOC100576623 gene encoding piggyBac transposable element-derived protein 4, producing the protein MMCLKPIYLTNICREIDIQYYTIKMLYFSDKKSERSKDRLAKIRGLFDKLREIFKKSFSPFRNLCIDESLLLFKGRLFFKHYIPSKRNRFGIKSFVLCDCSTGYVLDVIVYTGSTSEMQAFSAKLGKAGNIVATLMQPYLGKGHQLFVTGIYNWYSSRIISTISCTRKTLKWYKKFFFHLLDISIWNAYCLYKFNTKKNISMSDYYLALITELLKQYSESRKYNSDTPSAYLMRFKERHFPALYSSDKTKRQNPMRRCIVCSMDNKRRSTRYYCKQCNVGLCVVPCFEMYHTEQ; encoded by the coding sequence ATGATGTGCTTAAAAccgatatatttaacaaatatatgtcGCGAGAtagatatacaatattatacaataaagatGCTTTACTTTAGCGACAAAAAATCTGAAAGGTCAAAAGATCGACTAGCAAAAATTCGGGGTCTTTTTGATAAACTgcgtgaaatatttaaaaaatcattttctccATTCAGGAATTTATGCATTGACGAGAGTCTGTTACTTTTTAAGGgacgattatttttcaaacattataTACCATCGAAGAGAAACAGGTTTGGGATAAAATCATTTGTATTGTGCGATTGTTCAACGGGATACGTTTTAGATGTAATTGTTTACACCGGCTCAACATCCGAGATGCAAGCATTTTCTGCAAAATTGGGTAAAGCTGGCAATATTGTTGCAACATTGATGCAACCTTATTTAGGAAAAGGCCATCAATTATTCGTAACTGGTATCTATAACTGGTATTCGAGTCGAATCATTAGTACGATTTCATGCACAAGAAAAACACTGAAATGGtacaagaaattcttttttcatttactagatatttcaatatggAATGcgtattgtttatataaatttaatacgaaaaagaatatatcaatGTCTGATTATTATTTAGCGTTAATAACAGAACTTTTAAAGCAATACTCGGAATCGCGAAAATACAACTCTGATACTCCATCAGCATATCTTATGCGTTTTAAGGAAAGACATTTTCCAGCGCTGTACAGTagtgataaaacaaaaaggcAAAATCCAATGAGAAGATGTATTGTGTGTTCAATGGATAACAAAAGACGTAGTACTagatattattgtaaacaaTGCAATGTTGGCTTATGTGTAGTCCCATGTTTCGAAATGTATCACACCGAACAATAA
- the LOC552343 gene encoding electron transfer flavoprotein-ubiquinone oxidoreductase, mitochondrial, whose translation MSRVKINILNNLQKFQWIFQRVYSQEKFPKITTHYTIVPRELDQRWKDVNMERYIDETDILIVGGGPAGLSAAIQARKLAEKYGKDLKVTVVEKASTIGGHILSGACLDPIALNELFPNWKELGAPLNTPVTEDKFAFLTEKNRLSIPILKGMPMYNHGNYIVRLGHVVTWLGEQAEAMGVEIYPGYAAAEVLYHEDGSVKGIATNDVGIAKDGSPKDTFERGMELHAKCTIFAEGCHGHLTKQISKKLNLRKDCEPQTYAIGLKEIWEIDLKKHKPGTVEHTIGWPLKKDTYGGSFLYYLNEDTPLIAIGFVIGLDYSNPYLHPFKEFQRFKQHPSIRPVLEGGKRIAYGARALVEGGFQSLPKLQFPGGCLIGCTAGFLNVPKIKGTHNAMKSGMLAAESIIEALIDAENNPSPTKGLEPKTYTEKIQNSWIYKELKAVRNIRPSFHTKFGLYGGLLYSGFSMLVGGKEPWTLSHGGPDYTKLKSATLCTPIEYPKPDNEISFDLLSSVALTGTNHEADQPPHLTLADDTVPVKKNLAIFAGPEGRFCPAGVYEFVPLESGEGERLQINAQNCIHCKTCDIKDPSQNINWVVPEGGGGPAYNGM comes from the exons ATGTCTcgagtgaaaattaatatattaaataatt tacaGAAGTTTCAATGGATATTTCAAAGAGTTTATTcacaagaaaaatttccaaaaattacaaCTCATTATACTATTGTGCCAAGAGAATTAGATCAAAGATGGAAAG atgtaAATATGGAAAGATATATAGATGAAactgatattttaattgtggGAGGTGGTCCAGCAGGATTATCTGCTGCAATTCAAGCACGTAAATTAGcagaaaaatatggaaaagatCTAAAAGTTACAGTTGTTGAAAAAGCTTCTACTATTGGTGGTCATATCCTTAGTGGAGCTTGTTTAGATCCAATagctttaaatgaattatttcctAATTGGAAAGAATTAGGTGCTCCATTAAATACTCCTGTCACAGAAGATAAATTTGCATTTCTTACTGAAAAAAATAGACTATCAATACCTATTTTAAAAGGAATGCCAATGTATAATCATGGGAATTATATAGTtag aTTAGGTCATGTTGTAACTTGGCTTGGGGAACAAGCTGAAGCTATGGGTGTAGAAATATATCCTGGATATGCTGCAGCAGAAGTACTTTATCACGAAGATGGATCTGTTAAAGGAATAGCTACAAATGATGTTGGTATTGCTAAAGATGGATCACCAAAAGATACTTTTGAACGTGGAATGGAATTACATGCAAAATGTACCATTTTTGCAGAAGGATGTCATGGCCATCTtacaaaacaaatttcaaagaaattaaatctcaGAAAAGATTGTGAACCACAAACTTATGCTATAGGATTAAAAGaa ATATGGGAAATTGatctaaaaaaacataaacCTGGCACTGTTGAACATACTATTGGTTGGCCACTTAAAAAAGATACTTATGGtggttcatttttatattaccttAATGAAGATACACCTCTTATTGCTATTGGTTTTGTTATTGGTTTGGATTATTCTAATCCTTATCTACATCcatttaaagaatttcaaagatttaaaCAACATCCAAGTATTAGGCCAGTACTTGAAGGAGGAAAAag AATTGCATATGGTGCAAGAGCTTTGGTAGAAGGAGGTTTTCAATCTCTTCCTAAACTTCAATTTCCTGGTGGTTGTCTAATTGGTTGTACAGCAGGATTTCTTAATGTACCTAAAATCAAAGGAACACATAATGCTATGAAGAGTGGAATGCTTGCTGCAGAAAGTATAATTGAAGCTCTAATTGATGCAGAAAATAATCCTTCACCAACAAAAGGTTTAGAACCAAAAACTTATACTGAAAAAATACAGAATAGTtggatttataaagaattaaaagctGTAAGAAATATAAGGCCAAGTTTTCATACAAAATTTGGTCTCTATGGAGGTTTATTATATTCTGGATTTTCAATGTTAGTTGGAGGAAAAGAGCCATGGACTTTATCACATGGag GTCCAGactatacaaaattaaaatcagcAACTTTATGTACTCCAATAGAATATCCAAAACCggataatgaaatatcttttgatttattatcatcTGTAGCACTTACTGGCACAAATCATGAAGCTGATCAACCTCCACATCTTACTTTAGCAGATGATACTGtacctgtaaaaaaaaatttagctaTATTTGCTGGACCAGAAGGTCGATTTTGTCCTGCTG gtgTATATGAATTTGTACCATTAGAATctggagaaggagaaagattaCAAATTAATGCTCAGAATTGTATTCATTGCAAAACTTGTGATATTAAGGATCCAAGCCAAAATATCAATTGGGTTGTACCAGAAGGTGGGGGTGGTCCAGCTTACAAcggaatgtaa
- the LOC552370 gene encoding neurofibromin, producing MGTQKPEEWANLLITRFEEQLPCHLSGSQTTHSHMNEERNKKCLIQISRYRFSLVISSLTKILQNVNEMVPCIGGQRIFHSTDQDRHCYESIIIILDTLEKCLANQPKDTAKFDEAMNIKFLLKEICQFIDVPNDSSQNAHLKNLASKVLFALSLNFFNAVFNRISSRLQELAKCGDENVDYSDIELIQHINVDVCKLIKLLNETIQKFKQLKKSAHIVLMNSLEKAIWNWMDTYSHEFTDLQKNPNEDLGKACEELFDILDTFADNKKGRAAAVWPLQIMLLILSPKVLEEIVNDFSTLCSPRHSKKKQFIDSVKKGLGMHGSSSRQLVEAAAVTCIKLCKASTYINNLDSDNVIFILVRHVMNDLMALLFNPGKVFSRGQSFVAQDIDLMIDCFVSFFRIKPHNNEVLKVCLNLNYPSTYQFVLVSSLYKIVTQPRLPWWPRIDLLYSRSAELRNMFTDILNKVTQSCISHTPLRMIQSLTLKGKEQNKYRDRGEEVSSYRNLLLWMVKLIHADPMLLLSNQGKAGHEIQSSTLELINGLVSLVHQPTMSDIAHEAMEALLVLHHPDKIKAWNPEAPINTFWDVSSQVLFSISQKLIQHQIVNYTCILKWLREILICRNAFLAQNKDYANVGSQIAVCKQAHIKLEVVFFMYLWSINMEAVLVSMSCFALLCEEAEIRCGSDEVAVTCLLPNYHLYLELAQASTVLITASGESKLCYHDHNYGRAALQNRIMALLRKIEHCVNGVQPAWEETFRNWEVTLRQLVNYPKSKTEDSQMEFHRSTGKRRASHQNSEHELEEQINEWANMTGFLCALGGVCLQKRFPNRPLSGIAPNPELKRSSKQQEPTSCLSNPSQEAQYCTQFIYNLLRLLICNNEKFGNQIQKHVKELVGHEMSPALYPILFDQIKSIVEKFFNQQGQVIVLDINTQFIEHIIFIMKNILDSKTDQPSEYLGMTSIEGMMLAIVRYVRHLDMTVHSIHIKTELCQLVEAMMKRRDDLAFRQEMKFRNKLVEYLTDWVMGATHQITPSASGDLTVYTRDLDQACMEAVGALLRGLPLQPEESDRGDLMEAKSQLFLKYFTLFMNLLNDCNEVTGEEKEIVSQQPRLTSGKLSTLRNATIQAMSNLLSANIDSGLMHSLSLGYNPDLQTRAAFMEVLTKILQQGTEFDTLAETVLADRFEQLVQLVTMISDKGELPIAMALANVVTTNQMDELARVFVTLFDAKHLLSSLLWNMFYREVEVSDCMQTLFRGNSLGSKIMAFCFKIYGASYLQNLLEPLIMPLLDDPTTGFEVDSARIDIHEDIEQNGRNLIALTEKVFNAIVSSADRFPPQLRSMCHCLYQVLSKRFPQCPQNNIGAVGTVIFLRFINPAIVSPQEMGIVNKPVPPHIKRGLMLMSKILQNIANHVEFSKEQHMLPFNDFLRAHFEIGRRFFIQIASDCETVDQTSHPMSFVSDANVLALHRLLWNHQERIGDYLSSSRDHKAVGRRPFDKMATLLAYLGPPEHKPIDSHLMFSSSYARWSNIDMSSTNFEEIMVKHNMHENEEFKSIKNLNIFYQAGTSKQGYPVFYYIARRYKIGDTNGDLLIYHVLLTLKPFCHSPFELVIDFTHTCSDNRFRTEFLQKWFYVLPKVAYENIHAAYIYNCNGWVREYTKFHDRILAPLKGNRKVVFVDGPSRLNDVIDIDQQKLPGATLSLDEDLKVFNSVLKLSHKDTKVSVKVGPTAIQITSAEKCKVLSHSVLLNDVYYASEIEEVCLVDDNQFTLTISNETGPLSFIHQDCDSIVQAIIHIRNRWELSQPESVSIHPKIRPKDVPGTLLNMALLNLGSSDPNLRTAAYNQLCALTATFDLKIEGQLLETSGLCIPSNNTIFIKHLSETLAANDPHLTLEFLEECIQGFRLSSIELKHLCLEYMTPWLNNLVRFYKPNDEGGKRQKQVTKILEKLITLTIEEVEMYPSIQAKIWSTIGRLPDLIDTVLDNFIQRSVTFGLGSPTVEIMADTAVALASGNVQLVAKKVIGRLCRVVDKTCTSPTPLLEQHTRWDDIAILARYLLMLSFNNCLDVGKHLPYLFHTVTFLVFSGSLSMRASTHGLVINSIHSLCTCSSPSFSEDTHRILRMSLDEFSLPKFYLLFGISKVKSAAGTAFKSSYRHTNEKWFSNERSVTGTHDKERLSLTSLEIITDALLEIMEACMRDIPQCDWLKTWTSLARNFAFCFNPALQPRALIVFGCISKSITDQDMKQLLRILVKALESFNDITLLEAIIMCLTRLQPLLRPESPIHRYLFWVATSILQLDEASLYACGLALLEQNLHTLDSQGTFDDKTLECVMMLTREPLEWHFKQLDNAVGLSFKSNFHFALVGHLLKGYRHPTPTTVTRTARVLTMLLGIVAKPFRRDKFEVTPDSVAYLSALVSVSEEVRSRCHIRHAVTKNSEAGSIDCLDILLPHNPDTSSATSSNPTNRRQKSWDLLDQSALTQARQQKQYSTHQTGRILFKTQRSFSVPTAKETKSSEEPEPKNRSARVSVSNENNILLDPEVLTDFSIQTLVLTVLVTLVKNSTDENEQRILYEYLAEASVVFPKVFPVIHNLLDAKINNVLSFCHDQCILNSVQAIIQNMIACEDTSQQQLHYLQSCGFGGLWRFAGPYTNSNCTAESAQLFVNCLEAMVETCLPVDEPEILSTEIPSEKFKRSDGHYSDIAQRSKSSTHGTDRSSARIFSDRMDEASHNASFVHRDRSIESRDVSLDSSQGENITNNSNNSLP from the exons ATGGGCACACAAAAGCCGGAAGAATGGGCGAATTTGCTGATCACACGTTTCGAGGAACAG ttgcCGTGTCACTTAAGTGGCTCTCAAACCACCCATTCTCATATGAacgaagagagaaacaaaaaatgtttaatacaaatttctcgATACCGTTTCTCTCTTGTGATATCCAGTCTCACTAAAATCCTTCAAAATGTTAATGAAATGGTGCCATGTATTGGAGGTCAACGAATATTTCATAGTACAGATCAAGATCGGCATTGTTAtgaatctataattattattttagacacTTTAGAAAAATGTCTTGCAAATCAACCAAAAGATACAGCTAAATTTGATGAGGCTATGAATATAAAGTTTTTGCTTAAAGAGATATGTCAGTTTAtag atgtaCCAAATGATAGTTCACAAAAtgctcatttaaaaaatttggcaAGCAAAGTTTTGTTTgcattaagtttaaatttttttaatgctgTGTTTAACAGAATATCATCTAGACTTCAAGAATTAGCAAAATGTGGAGATGAAAATGTTGATTATAgtgatattgaattaattcagCATATTAATGTTGATgtgtgtaaattaataaaactcttaaatg aaacaatacaaaaatttaaacaacttAAAAAATCAGCCCATATAGTTCTTATGAATTCTTTGGAGAAAGCAATTTGGAATTGGATGGATACTTATTCACACGAATTTACTGATCTTCAGAAAAATCCTAATGAAGATCTTGGAAAAGCATGTGAAGAACTATTTGATATTCTTGATACATTTGCAGACAATAAAAAGGGAAGAGCTGCAGCTGTTTGGCCTTTACAAATTATGCTTCTGATACTTTCACCAAAAGTTTTGGAAGAAATAGTTAATGATTTTAGTACTCTCTGTTCACCAAGACATTCAAAGAAAAAGCAATTTATTGATAGTGTTAAAAAAGGCCTAGGAATGCATGGTAGTTCTAGTAGGCAGTTAGTGGAAGCTGCAGCAGTTACTTGTATTAAACTTTGTAAAGCATCAACTTACATCAATAATCTGGATTCAGATAATGTTATCTTTATACTTGTTCGACATGTTATGAATGATTTAATGGCACTACTTTTTAATCCAGGAAAAGTATTTTCTCGTGGTCAAAGCTTCGTTGCCCAAGACATCGACCTAATGATAGACTGTTTTGTTAGCTTCTTTCGCATTAAGCCTCATAACAACGAAGTACTTAAAGTCTGCTTGAACCTGAATTATCCATCGACATACCAATTTGTCTTGGTTAGCTCATTATacaa aattgtaACACAACCAAGACTGCCATGGTGGCCTCGAATAGATCTTCTGTATTCTCGTAGTGCAGAACTTAGGAATATGTTtactgatattttaaataaagtcaCTCAGAGTTGCATATCACATACACCATTGCGAATGATTCAAAGCTTAACACTTAAAGGTAAAGAACAAAATAAGTACAGAGATCGTGGAGAAGAAGTATCAAGTTAtagaaatttacttttatggaTGGTAAAACTTATTCATGCTGATCCTATGTTGTTATTGAgt AATCAAGGAAAAGCTGGTCATGAAATTCAAAGTTCCACTTTAGAACTAATTAATGGTTTAGTTTCTTTAGTTCATCAACCAACAATGTCAGACATTGCTCATGAAGCAATGGAAGCATTATTAGTGTTACATCATccagataaaataaaagcatGGAATCCAGAAGCAccaattaatactttttgggATGTTAGTTCACAAGTTCTGTTCTCAATTTCCCAAAAATTGATTCAACatcaaattgttaattatacttgtattttaaaatggcttagagaaatattgatttgtaGAAATGCTTTTCTTGcacaaaataaagattatgcTAATGTGGGTAGTCAAATTGCTGTTTGTAAACAAGCACATATTAAACTTGAG gttgtatttttcatgtatttatGGAGTATTAATATGGAAGCAGTTTTAGTTTCAATGTCTTGTTTTGCATTACTTTGTGAAGAAGCAGAAATTCGTTGTGGTAGTGATGAAGTAGCAGTAACTTGTTTACTTCCAAACTATCATTTATATCTTGAATTGGCACAAGCTTCTACTGTGTTAATCACTG CCAGCGGGGAAAGTAAGCTATGCTATCACGATCATAATTATG gacgTGCTGCTTTGCAAAACAGAATTATGGCCTTATTGAGGAAAATAGAACACTGCGTAAATGGTGTACAGcct gcCTGGGAAGAAACGTTTAGAAATTGGGAAGTAACTTTACGGCAGTTAGTGAATTATCCTAAATCCAAAACAGAAGATAGTCAAATGGAATTTCATCGAAGTACAGGAAAGCGAAGAGCATCACATCAAAATTCTGAACATGAATTAGAAGAACAAATTAATGAATGGGCTAATATGACGGGGTTTCTTTGCGCTTTAGGTGGAGTGTGTTTACAGAAACGATTTCCAAATAGACCATTATCAGGAATAGCTCCAAATCCAGAACTAAAAAGAAGTTCAAAACAACAAGAACCTACATCTTGTTTATCAAATCCAAGCCAAGAAGCACAATATTGTacccaatttatttataatttattacgtctattgatttgtaataatgaaaaatttggaaatcagATTCAGAAACATGTTAAAGAATTGGTTGGCCATGAAATGAGTCCTGCATTGTACCcaatattatttgatcaaaTTAAAAGCAtagtcgaaaaattttttaaccaaCAAGGACAAGTTATAGTATTGGATATTAATACTCAATTTATTgaacatataatattcataatgaaaaatattttagattctaAAACAGATCAACCATCTGAATATCTTGGAATGACTAGTATAGAAGGAATGATGTTGGCAATTGTCAGATATGTTAGACATTTGGATATGACTGTACAttctattcatattaaaacaGAATTATGTCAACTCGTTGAAGCAATGATGAAAAGACGAGATGATTTAGCATTTAGAcaggaaatgaaatttagaaataaacttGTTGAATATTTAACTGATTGGGTAATGGGTGCTACTCATCAAATTACTCCATCTGCTAGTGGAGATTTAACTGTTTATACACG aGATTTAGATCAAGCATGTATGGAAGCAGTTGGAGCATTATTACGTGGTCTGCCTCTTCAACCTGAAGAATCTGATCGTGGTGATTTAATGGAAGCAAAATCTCAattgtttctaaaatattttactcttttcatgaatttattaaatgattgtaATGAAGTAACtggcgaagaaaaagaaattgtgtcTCAACAACCACGTTTAACCAGTGGCAAATTATCTACTTTACGCAATGCTACTATACAAGCAATGAGCAATCTTCTCAGTGCAAATATTGATAGTGGTTTAATGCATtcattaa gtTTGGGTTATAATCCAGATTTACAAACACGAGCAGCATTTATGGAAGTTCTTACTAAAATTCTTCAACAAGGAACAGAATTTGATACATTAGCAGAAACAGTATTGGCTGATAGATTTGAGCAATTAGTTCAACTTGTTACAATGATTAGTGATAAAGGAGAATTACCTATTGCAATGGCTTTAGCTAATGTAGTGACAACAAATCAAATGGATGAATTAGCACGAGTTTTTGTGACATTATTTGATGCAAAGCACTTATTATCTTCTCTTTTGTGGAATATGTTTTATCGTGAGGTTGAAGTTTCTGATTGTATGCAAACATTATTTCGAGGAAATAGTCTTGGAAGCAAAATTATggcattttgttttaaaatttatggtgctagttatttacaaaatttattagaaccTTTAATTATGCCACTATTAGATGATCCTACTACTGGTTTTGAAGTTGATAGTGCTAGAATAGATATTCATGAAGATATAGAACAAAATGGTCGTAATTTGATTGCATTAActgaaaaagtatttaatgcTATAGTATCCTCAGCTGACCG attTCCACCACAATTACGGTCCATGTGTCATTGTTTATATCAAGTACTCAGTAAAAGATTTCCACAATGTCcacaaaataatattggagCCGTTGGAACTGTAATATTTTTGCGATTTATTAATCCAGCTATTGTATCTCCTCAAGAAATGGGCATTGTAAATAAGCCTGTACCTCCGCATATTAAAAGAGGTCTTATGTTAATGTCTAAAATCTTGCAAAATATTGCCAATCATGTAGAATTTAGTAAAGAACAACATATGTTACCATTTAATGACTTTTTACGTGCACATTTCGAGATTGGAAGAAGATTTTTCATACAAATAGCATCAGATTGCGAAACGGTCGATCAAACTAGTCATCCAATGTCGTTTGTATCGGATGCCAATGTTTTAGCATTACATAGATTACTTTGGAATCATCAAGAACGAATTGGCGATTATCTTAGTAGCAGTCGGGACCATAAAGCAGTAGGTAGAAGACCTTTTGATAAAATGGCTACATTATTGGCTTATCTTGGTCCTCCAGAACATAAACCAATTGATTCACA cTTAATGTTTTCTTCATCTTACGCTCGATGGTCAAATATTGATATGTCATCAactaattttgaagaaattatggTGAAACACAATATGcatgaaaatgaagaatttaagagtatcaagaatttaaatattttttatcaagcaGGAACTAGTAAACAAGGATATCcagtgttttattatattgctaGACGTTATaa aattggcGATACGAATGGTGATTTGTTAATATACCACGTTCTTCTTACTCTAAAACCATTTTGTCATTCTCCGTTTGAATTGGTTATTGATTTTACTCATACATGTTCAGACAATCGATTTAGAACTGAATTTTTACAGAAATGGTTTTACGTATTGCCTAAAGTTgcatatgaaaatattcatgctgcatatatttataattgtaatggtTGGGTGAGAGAATATACAAAGTTTCACGATAGAATCTTGGCACCATTAAAGGGTAATAGAAAAGTAGTTTTTGTCGATGGACCGAGTCGTTTAAATGATGTAATTGATATTGATCAACAAAAATTGCCTGGAGCTACATTATCTCTTGATGaagatttaaaagtttttaacagCGTTTTAAAACTTTCTCATAAAGACACTAAGGTATCCGTAAAAGTTGGACCAACTGCGATACAAATTACCTCGGCGGAGAAATGCAAAGTATTATCGCATTCCGTTCTTTTAAATGATGTTTATTATGCATCTGAAATAGAAGAAGTTTGTTTAGTAGATGACAATCAATTTACATTGActatttcaaatgaaactggcccattatcttttattcatcAAGACTGTGATAGTATTGTACAGgctataattcatataagaaATCGATGGGAATTATCTCAGCCGGAATCTGTATCTATTCATCCAAAAATAAGACCTAAAGATGTACCTggaacattattaaatatggcATTATTAAATCTTGGTAGTTCAGATCCAAATTTACGAACAGCAGCATACAATCAGTTATGTGCTTTAACTGCaactttcgatttaaaaattgaaggacAACTTTTAGAAACATCTGGACTTTGTATACCATcaaataatactatatttattaaacatttaagtGAAACTTTGGCTGCGAATGATCCACATCTTACATTGGAGTTTTTAGAGGAATGTATACAAGGTTTCAGATTGTCAAGTATCGAATTAAAACATCTTTGTTTAGAATATATGACTCCATGGTTAAATAACCTTGTACGATTTTATAAACCGAATGACGAAGGAGGAAAACGTCAAAAACaagttacaaaaattttagaaaaattaataacattaactaTTGAAGAAGTGGAAATGTATCCAAGTATACAAGCTAAAATATGGAGTACAATTGGAAGATTACCTGATTTAATAGATACAGTTTTGGATAATTTCATTCAACGTAGTGTTACTTTTGGACTCGGCTCTCCTACTGTTGAAATAATGGCTGATACTGCTGTAGCATTGGCTTCTGGAAATGTTCAATTAGTGGCGAAAAAAGTGATAGGAAGACTTTGTCGAGTTGTAGATAAAACTTGTACATCTCCAACGCCATTATTAGAACAACATACAAGATGGGATGATATTGCTATTTTAGCAAGATACTTATTAatgttatcttttaataattgtttggaTGTAGGAAAACATCTACCATATTTGTTTCATACAGTaacatttttagttttttccgGAAGTCTAAGTATGCGCGCTTCTACTCATGGTTTGGTAATTAACAGTATTCATTCACTGTGCACTTGTagttctccttccttctcagAAGACACTCATCGAATATTACGAATGAGTTTGGATGAATTTTCTCTcccgaaattttatttactttttgggATTAGTAAAGTGAAATCTGCTGCGGGTACAGCATTTAAATCTAGTTATAGacatacaaatgaaaaatggtTTAGCAATGAGCGCAGCGTTACAGGAACACATGATAAAGAAAGACTTTCGTTAACtagtttagaaattattactgATGCTCTTCTTGAAATCATGGAAGCTTGTATGCGAGATATTCCACAATGTGATTGGTTAAAAACCTGGACTTCTTTAGCAAGAAATTTtgctttttgttttaatcCCGCTCTTCAACCTAGAGCTTTAATTGTTTTTGGATGTATTAGTAAAAGCATAACTGATCAAGatatgaaacaattattaaggATACTAGTAAAAGCTCTTGAaagttttaatgatattacttTGCTGGAAGCAATCATTATGTGCCTCACTCGATTACAACCATTGCTTAGACCT GAATCTCCTAtacatcgatatttattttgggTTGCAACATCAATTCTTCAATTAGACGAGGCATCTTTATATGCATGTGGTTTAGCACTTCTTGAGCAAAATTTGCATACTTTAGATTCTCAAGGAACTTTTGATGATaag acaTTGGAATGTGTTATGATGTTAACACGTGAACCTCTAGAATGGCATTTTAAACAATTGGATAATGCAGTAGgactttcttttaaatctaattttcattttgcttTGGTTGGTCATCTTCTAAAAGGATATAGACATCCTACACCTACTACTGTTACACGAACGGCTAGAGTATTAACTATGCTGTTAGGTATTGTCGCTAAACCATTTAGAAGAGATAAATTTGAAGTTACGCCAGATAGTGTGGCATATTTGTCTG CATTAGTATCTGTATCCGAGGAAGTACGAAGTCGATGCCATATTAGACATGCTGTTACTAAAAACTCAGAAGCTGGTAGTATAGATTGCCTTGATATTTTACTTCCACATAATCCa GATACATCCAGTGCAACATCTAGTAATCCTACTAATCGTCGACAAAAATCATGGGATCTTCTCGATCAGTCTGCACTTACTCAAGCTAGACAGCAAAAACAATATTCAACACATCag ACTGGacggattttatttaaaacgcaGCGATCCTTTTCTGTACCAACTGCAAAGGAAACAAAATCAAGTGAAGAACCTGAACCGAag AATCGAAGTGCCAGAGTAAGCGTGAGCaatgaaaacaatatattactgGACCCAGAAGTATTGACagatttttctattcaaactTTAGTTTTAACCGTGTTGGTAACTTTAGTTAAAAATTCAACGGACGAAAATGAACAACGGATTCTTTATGAATATCTTGCAGAAGCTTCGGTGGTCTTTCCAAAAGTTTTTCCTGTAAT tCATAATTTACTTgatgcaaaaattaataatgtattatctTTCTGTCACGATCAATGTATATTGAATTCTGTACAAGCAATTATACAGAATATGATCGCATGTGAGGATACAAGTCAACAGCAATTACATTACTTGCAAAGTTGTGGATTTGGAGGATTATGGAGATTTGCAGGTCCATACACAAAT TCTAATTGCACAGCTGAAAGTGctcaattatttgttaattgtcTGGAAGCTATGGTGGAAACGTGTTTACCAGTAGATGAACCTGAAATTTTAAGCACTGAAATCCcaagtgaaaaatttaaacgatccGATGGTCATTATTCAGATATTGCACAAAGAAGCAAATCTTCAACTCATGGAACTGATCGATCAAGTGCCCGCATTTTTTCGGATAGAATGGATGAAGCTTCTCATAATGCTTCTTTCGTTCACAGAGA tcgCAGTATAGAAAGTAGAGATGTTTCATTGGATTCAAGCCAAGgagaaaatattactaataatagTAACAATTCATTACCTTAG